A single window of Dermochelys coriacea isolate rDerCor1 chromosome 14, rDerCor1.pri.v4, whole genome shotgun sequence DNA harbors:
- the LOC122455419 gene encoding zinc finger protein 436-like isoform X2, with protein MEQRKELWAPNLQDSEEPKLLRDVRTGDSTGSESEEETPQQKGPEPVEPHGAVSGTAKGDVSQSPEQGNPRGTGKSRSSYPGRGVNQLKDVGERPYRCEDCGKSFSSSSALIIHRRIHTGERPYKCPECGNSFNQNSALIAHRRIHTGEKPYECPDCGKCFSHGSTLIKHQRTHTGEKPYRCEECGKCFSIRSTHVRHQKTHTGERPYVCGECGKSFSDSSYFVQHQRVHMGDMPYACRDCGKNFIWSSALLRHRRIHTGEKPYICGDCGKSFSENSTLLRHRRIHTGEKHYKCTQCGKSFNDSSSLMRHQRVHTGERPYQCPQCSKSFVDSSTLICHQRTHTGERPYTCPDCGKSFTESSTLITHHRVHTGERPYTCPDCGKSFSQSSNLVTHQRIHTGERPYACAQCGKSFYRSSDLIRHHRTHTGEKRYRCPT; from the exons ATGGAGCAGAGGAAAGAGCTGTGGGCCCCAAATCTGCAGGACTCTGAGGAACCGAAGCTTCTGAGGGATGTCCGCACAG GTGACAGTACGGGGAGTGAGAGCGAGGAGGAGACCCCTCAGCAGAAAGGTCCTGAACCAGTGGAACCACATGGGGCGGTATCGGGAACAGCCAAAGGGGATGTttcccagagtcctgagcagggaaACCCGCGAGGGACAGGGAAGAGCAGATCCTCCTACCCGGGCAGAGGTGTCAATCAGCTCAAAGACGTCGGGGAGCGGCCCTACCGGTGCgaggactgtgggaaaagctttagcaGCAGTTCAGCCCTCATCATCCACCGGCGGATCCACACTGGGGAGAGACCCTACAAGTGCCCCGAGTGTGGGAACAGCTTCAACCAGAACTCGGCGCTGATTGCACACCGGCGTATCCACACCGGCGAGAAGCCGTACGAGTGCCCCGACTGCGGGAAGTGCTTCAGCCACGGCTCCACCCTCATCAAGCACCAGCGCACCCATACAGGCGAGAAGCCCTACCGGTGTGAGGAGTGCGGGAAGTGCTTCAGCATCCGCTCGACCCACGTGCGGCACCAGAAGACCCACACGGGTGAGCGGCCCTACGTCTGCGGGGAGTGTGGCAAGAGCTTCAGTGACAGTTCCTATTTCGTGCAGCACCAACGGGTCCACATGGGTGACATGCCCTACGCCTGCCGGGACTGCGGAAAGAACTTCATCTGGAGCTCGGCCCTGCTCCGGCACCGGCGCATCCACACCGGTGAGAAGCCCTACATCTGTGGCgactgcgggaagagcttcagcgAGAACTCCACCCTGCTGCGGCATCGGCGCATCCACACAGGCGAGAAGCACTACAAGTGCACacagtgcgggaagagcttcaatGACAGCTCCTCCCTCATGCGGCACCAGCGCGTCCACACCGGGGAGCGTCCCTACCAGTGCCCCCAGTGCAGCAAGAGCTTCGTGGATAGCTCCACCCTCATCTGCCACCAGCGCACCCATACTGGCGAGCGCCCCTACACCTGCCCCGACTGCGGCAAGAGCTTCACCGAGAGCTCCACCCTCATCACCCACCATCGTGTGCACACGGGCGAGCGGCCCTACACCTGCCCCGACTGTGGCAagagcttcagccagagctccaaccttgtcacCCACCAGCGCATCCACACTGGCGAGCGCCCCTATGCCTGCGCccagtgcgggaagagcttctaCCGCAGCTCGGACCTCATCCGACACCACAGGACCCATACCGGGGAGAAGCGCTACAGGTGCCCAACCTAG
- the LOC122455419 gene encoding zinc finger protein 774-like isoform X1, with amino-acid sequence MEQRKELWAPNLQDSEEPKLLRDVRTAGDSTGSESEEETPQQKGPEPVEPHGAVSGTAKGDVSQSPEQGNPRGTGKSRSSYPGRGVNQLKDVGERPYRCEDCGKSFSSSSALIIHRRIHTGERPYKCPECGNSFNQNSALIAHRRIHTGEKPYECPDCGKCFSHGSTLIKHQRTHTGEKPYRCEECGKCFSIRSTHVRHQKTHTGERPYVCGECGKSFSDSSYFVQHQRVHMGDMPYACRDCGKNFIWSSALLRHRRIHTGEKPYICGDCGKSFSENSTLLRHRRIHTGEKHYKCTQCGKSFNDSSSLMRHQRVHTGERPYQCPQCSKSFVDSSTLICHQRTHTGERPYTCPDCGKSFTESSTLITHHRVHTGERPYTCPDCGKSFSQSSNLVTHQRIHTGERPYACAQCGKSFYRSSDLIRHHRTHTGEKRYRCPT; translated from the exons ATGGAGCAGAGGAAAGAGCTGTGGGCCCCAAATCTGCAGGACTCTGAGGAACCGAAGCTTCTGAGGGATGTCCGCACAG CAGGTGACAGTACGGGGAGTGAGAGCGAGGAGGAGACCCCTCAGCAGAAAGGTCCTGAACCAGTGGAACCACATGGGGCGGTATCGGGAACAGCCAAAGGGGATGTttcccagagtcctgagcagggaaACCCGCGAGGGACAGGGAAGAGCAGATCCTCCTACCCGGGCAGAGGTGTCAATCAGCTCAAAGACGTCGGGGAGCGGCCCTACCGGTGCgaggactgtgggaaaagctttagcaGCAGTTCAGCCCTCATCATCCACCGGCGGATCCACACTGGGGAGAGACCCTACAAGTGCCCCGAGTGTGGGAACAGCTTCAACCAGAACTCGGCGCTGATTGCACACCGGCGTATCCACACCGGCGAGAAGCCGTACGAGTGCCCCGACTGCGGGAAGTGCTTCAGCCACGGCTCCACCCTCATCAAGCACCAGCGCACCCATACAGGCGAGAAGCCCTACCGGTGTGAGGAGTGCGGGAAGTGCTTCAGCATCCGCTCGACCCACGTGCGGCACCAGAAGACCCACACGGGTGAGCGGCCCTACGTCTGCGGGGAGTGTGGCAAGAGCTTCAGTGACAGTTCCTATTTCGTGCAGCACCAACGGGTCCACATGGGTGACATGCCCTACGCCTGCCGGGACTGCGGAAAGAACTTCATCTGGAGCTCGGCCCTGCTCCGGCACCGGCGCATCCACACCGGTGAGAAGCCCTACATCTGTGGCgactgcgggaagagcttcagcgAGAACTCCACCCTGCTGCGGCATCGGCGCATCCACACAGGCGAGAAGCACTACAAGTGCACacagtgcgggaagagcttcaatGACAGCTCCTCCCTCATGCGGCACCAGCGCGTCCACACCGGGGAGCGTCCCTACCAGTGCCCCCAGTGCAGCAAGAGCTTCGTGGATAGCTCCACCCTCATCTGCCACCAGCGCACCCATACTGGCGAGCGCCCCTACACCTGCCCCGACTGCGGCAAGAGCTTCACCGAGAGCTCCACCCTCATCACCCACCATCGTGTGCACACGGGCGAGCGGCCCTACACCTGCCCCGACTGTGGCAagagcttcagccagagctccaaccttgtcacCCACCAGCGCATCCACACTGGCGAGCGCCCCTATGCCTGCGCccagtgcgggaagagcttctaCCGCAGCTCGGACCTCATCCGACACCACAGGACCCATACCGGGGAGAAGCGCTACAGGTGCCCAACCTAG